In Dama dama isolate Ldn47 chromosome X, ASM3311817v1, whole genome shotgun sequence, one genomic interval encodes:
- the LOC133051953 gene encoding melanoma-associated antigen B2-like, producing the protein MPHRQKSKVRGHEKHHQARAETQGLHDQATTSRGEETTSSFPSDLESAPSSSSAAGTQKEPQGAQGTTSAAAGAIPKRFGVARVGATARSRAGVGAEGQGQGGGNSSQASAAAESSHTDPLTMKVQVLVQKMLYKYKERELIKRSEMLKAINKRYRGQFPEILRRASKHIEMVFGLVLKEVRPHGHSYILVSNLELSDSESMRGDRGLPKNGLLMPLLGVIYMNGHRLSEEKIWKVLNFLGIYDGRRHFIFGDTRKFLTEDLVREEYVEYRQVPGSDPPRYEFLWGPRALMESNKMKVLEFLAKVNDTVPATFLEHFEESSGEVVESTSARAVASVGTSASGRAGTSVWDTAGISFSVWDGPSAVAQAEHPASAMPGISAAASAGPSVLASAHARATSSWSSRP; encoded by the exons ATGCCCCATAGGCAGAAGAGTAAGGTCCGTGGTCATGAGAAACATCACCAGGCCCGGGCTGAGACCCAGGGTCTTCATGATCAAGCCACCACATCTAGGGGAGAAGAGACCACCTCCTCGTTCCCTTCTGATTTAGAGAGTGCTCCCTCAAGCTCCTCAGCTGCTGGCACCCAGAAGGAGCCTCAGGGAGCCCAAGGCACCACCAGTGCTGCTGCAGGTGCTATACCCAAAAGATTTGGTGTCG ctCGTGTCGGTGCCACAGCACGCTCAAGAGCTGGTGTAGGTGCCGAGGGCCAAGGTCAGGGAGGTGGAAATTCCTCCCAGGCCTCAGCTGCTGCTGAGAGCTCTCACACAGATCCTCTGACCATGAAGGTGCAGGTGTTGGTGCAGAAGATGCTGTATAAGTATAAAGAGAGGGAGCTCATTAAGAGGTCCGAAATGCTGAAGGCAATCAATAAAAGGTACAGGGGGCAATTCCCTGAGATCCTCAGGAGAGCCTCGAAGCACATAGAGATGGTGTTTGGCCTGGTCCTGAAGGAAGTCAGGCCCCATGGTCACTCCTATATCCTGGTGAGCAACCTAGAACTCAGCGACAGTGAGTCTATGAGAGGTGACCGGGGACTGCCGAAGAATGGTCTTCTGATGCCTCTTCTGGGTGTCATCTACATGAATGGCCACCGCCTCTCTGAGGAGAAGATCTGGAAGGTCCTGAATTTTCTGGGCATCTATGATGGAAGAAGgcacttcatctttggagataccAGGAAGTTCCTCACAGAAGATCTGGTGCGGGAAGAGTACGTGGAGTACCGCCAGGTGCCAGGCAGCGATCCCCCTcgctatgagttcctgtggggtccaAGAGCACTCATGGAATCCAACAAGATGAAAGTCCTGGAGTTTTTGGCCAAGGTCAATGATACGGTCCCTGCTACCTTCCTGGAGCATTTTGAGGAGTCTTCCGGAGAGGTAGTAGAGAGCACCAGCGCCAGAGCTGTAGCCAGCGTTGGCACTTCTGCCTCGGGCAGGGCTGGCACGTCTGTCTGGGATACTGCAGGCATTTCTTTCTCGGTCTGGGATGGCCCTTCTGCTGTAGCCCAGGCTGAGCATCCTGCCTCAGCCATGCCTGGCATTTCTGCTGCAGCCAGTGCTGGCCCTTCTGTCTTGGCCAGTGCCCACGCTAGGGCCACATCCAGCTGGTCATCTCGCCCCTAG